One region of Wyeomyia smithii strain HCP4-BCI-WySm-NY-G18 chromosome 3, ASM2978416v1, whole genome shotgun sequence genomic DNA includes:
- the LOC129728743 gene encoding probable cyclin-dependent serine/threonine-protein kinase DDB_G0292550, which yields NNNNNCNNNNNNNNNKNNNNNNNNNNNNKNNNNNNSNNNNNKNNKNNNNNNKNNNNNNNNNNNNNNNNNNNNNNNNNNNNNNNNNNNNNNKNNNNNNNNNINNNNNNNNNDNNNYNNNNNNNNNNNNNNNNNNNNINYNNNKNNNNNNNNNNNNNHHNNNNRNNNNNNNNNNNNNNNNNNNNNNNNNNNNNNNNNNNDNNDNNNNNNNNNNNNNNNNNKNNNNNNNNNNNNNNNNNNNNDNNNNNNNNNNNNNNNNNNNNNNNNNNNNNNNNNNNNNNNNNNNNNNNNNNNNNNNNNNNNNNNNNNNNNNNNNNNNNNNNNYSNNNNKNNNNNNNNNNINNNNNNNNNNNNNNNNNNNNNNNNNNNNNNNNNNNNNNNNNNNNNNNHNHNNIKNNNNNNNNNDNHNNIKNKNNNNNNNNNNNNNNNNNNNNNNNNNNNNNNNKNNNNNNYNNNNYYYFNNNNNTNNNYNNNNNNNNNNNNNNNNNNNNYNNNNNNNNNNNNNNDNNNNNNNNNNNNNNNNNNNNNNNNNNNNNNNNNNNNNNNNNNNNNN from the exons aataataataataattgtaataataataataataataataataataaaaataataataataataataataacaataataataataaaaataataataataataatagtaataataataataataaaaataataaaaataataataataataataaaaataataataataataataataataataataataataataataataataataataataataataataataataataataataataataataataataataataacaataataataaaaataataataataataataataataatattaataataataataataataataataatgataataataattataataataataataataataataataataataataataataataataataataataataatattaattataataataataaaaataataataataataataataataataataataataatcatcataataataacaatagaaataataataataataataataataataataataataataataataataataataataataataataataataataataataataataataataataataataatgataataatgataataataataataataataataataataataataataataataataataataaaaataataataataataataataataataataat aataataataataataataataataacgataataataataataataataataataataataataataataataataataataataataataataataataataataataataataataataataataataataataataataataataataataataataataataataataataataataataataataataataataataataataacaataataataataataataataataataataataataataataataataataataataataattatagtaataataataataaaaataataataataataataataataataatattaataataataataataataataataataataataataataataataataataataataataataataataataataataataataataataataataataataataataataataataataataataataataataataatcataatcataataatattaagaataataataataataataataataatgataatcataataatattaagaataaaaataataataataataataataataataataataataataataataataataataataataataataataataataataataataataataataaaaataataataataataattataataataataattattattattttaataataataataatactaacaataattataataataataataataataataataataataataataataataataataataataataattataataataataataataataataataataataataataataatgataataataataataataataataataataataataataataataataataataataataataataataataataataataataataataataataataataataataataataataataataataataataataataat